The following DNA comes from Halobacillus litoralis.
GGAAAGATGCTTCTAAGATCCCGGAAGCATTGCAATATGCTAGAGAATATGCCAGCCAAAACGCTTGATTTTTCCTATAGGCGATTTAGGTATATAATAGAGTAAATACTAATGAGTGCGAGGTGACTGTAATGAGCTCAATGGATAAGACGATGAGGTTCAATTTTTCTGAGGAACCATTTGATCAAGATGTTCAATCTGTACTGCTTTCTGTGCACGCCGCCCTACAAGAGAAAGGGTACAACCCGATTAACCAGATCGTCGGGTATTTACTATCGGGCGACCCTGCTTACATTCCTCGTCATCAAGATGCAAGGAATTTGATCCGTAAAATTGAACGAGATGAATTAATTGAGGAATTGGTAAAATTTTATATTAAAGAGAATAAAGAGGGCATTGAATGAAGAAGATAGGATTGGATGTGGGCGAAAAAACCATCGGCATTGCCATATCAGATGCTTTTGGCTGGACTGCCCAGGGTCTCAAGACTTTGAGGTGGGATGAGCGGAATTATGAAACAGCGAAAGAACCGCTCAGAGAGGTCATCCGTGATCATGAGGTGACTGAAGCCGTTGTCGGTTTTCCGAAGAATATGAACGGAACCGTCGGCCCTCGTGGAGAAGCCAGCCAGGATTTCGCCGCATGGATTGAAGAAGAGTTTCATCTCCAAACACACTTGTGGGATGAGAGACTTACGACGATGGCTGCTGAAAGAGTCTTACTAGATGCAGATGTCAGTCGTAAAAAAAGAAAAAAAGTAATTGATAAAATGGCAGCGGTTATGATTCTGCAAAGCTATTTGGATTCGAAACAATAAGGAGGATGTCTGACATGGCATTAGAAAAAGAAGAACGTATTATTATCCCTGATGAAAATGGGGAAGAGCACTTATTTGAAGTATTGTTCACTTTTGACGTTGAACAAACTGGACATTCTTACATCGCAGTAATTCCAGCAGAGCAGAAAGAAGGGGAAGAGGTCGAAGTTTTCGCTTTCCGTTATGAAGAGAAAGGAAACGAAGAAGACGATTTAGCCCTATTTCAAATCGAATCAGACGAAGAATGGGAAATGGTAGAAGAAATGCTGAATACTTTGACAGATGAAGATTTAACATAATATTGAAAACCTGCAGCTATTTGCTGCAGGTTTTTTTACTGTCTGTGAAAAATTCAGCCACTGGATTTTTCATGCTCTACTGCACGGTCTCAACTTGACAGGGGGAAGAACGCTTGCACTGCTGCTTCTGTCTTTTTGCCATTAAATGCAGGTTTGAAAATGGTGATTCCTGTAGAAAATTACATGAATATGTAGAAAGGTCCATTTATTTTGTAGTATAATGTAGCGGATGAAGGGGGGAAGTCTGTTGTCTAACTCTGATTTTAAAAACCAATATAAAAAAAGATTAAAGACGAGAATAGAAGAGGCGAGTACGGTTCGTAAAATTGTCGCGATTATACTTACTGTCTTAGTTCTTGTACTCGTTATCGGAGGATTATCAGGTTATTTCTATGTGAAATCTGCCTTAGAACCTGTTGATCCAGACAATGAAAAACAAAAAAACGTAGAGATCCCATTAGGTTCTTCCACTTCTCAAATCGCTTCAATCCTTGAGGAGAATGAGATTATAGAAGATGATATGATTTTCCGTTTTTACACGAAGTTCAAAAACGAATCAGGATTTCAGGCTGGTAACTATCAATTCACCTCTTCGATGACTATCGATGAAGTCATCGAAACATTGAAGACAGGGAAATTGGTTAAAGATCCTGTTTTAAGAGTCACCGTTCCTGAAGGTCAAACGCTAAAGCAGATCGCCGAGATTTTTGCTGAAGACCTGCCGTTCACGGCTGAAGAATTCATGGAACGGGTAGACGATGAAGAATATGTGAAACAATTGATGGAACAATATCCAGAATTACTGAAAGAGGATATCCTGGGCGACGAAATCCGTCATCCTCTGGAAGGATACTTATTTGCATCTACTTATGATATCTATGTCGAGGATCCAAGCATCGATCAACTCGTTAAAAAAATGTTGAATCAAACTCAATCCGTCGTCCTTCCTTATAAAAATCAAATAGACGGACTTAAGGGAATTGAAAATGTCCATGACCTGATTACAATGGCATCTCTTTTGGAAAATGAAGCAAGGACTGCAGAGAGCCGTCAAAAAATTTCAGGTGTTTTCCAAAATCGGTTGGAGGAAGAAATGATGTTGCAGACAGATCCAACGGTTGTCTATGCTAAAGGAGAGGGCCATCAAGCGAAAGTCACCTATGATGATTTGGAGGTCGAATCCCCTTATAATACGTATCAAGTGGAAGGTCTTCCAGTCGGACCGATTTCGAACTTCAATAAAAACTCTCTACAAGCTGCAGCTGAGCCGCTTGATCATGAACTGTTATACTTCCTTGCAGACAGTGAAGGCGAAATTCATTATGCAGAAACATTAGAAGAACATAACAAATTGAAAGAAGAACATATAAACTAATGCTTATTTTTTGAAGGAA
Coding sequences within:
- a CDS encoding IreB family regulatory phosphoprotein; amino-acid sequence: MSSMDKTMRFNFSEEPFDQDVQSVLLSVHAALQEKGYNPINQIVGYLLSGDPAYIPRHQDARNLIRKIERDELIEELVKFYIKENKEGIE
- the ruvX gene encoding Holliday junction resolvase RuvX; protein product: MKKIGLDVGEKTIGIAISDAFGWTAQGLKTLRWDERNYETAKEPLREVIRDHEVTEAVVGFPKNMNGTVGPRGEASQDFAAWIEEEFHLQTHLWDERLTTMAAERVLLDADVSRKKRKKVIDKMAAVMILQSYLDSKQ
- a CDS encoding DUF1292 domain-containing protein, whose product is MALEKEERIIIPDENGEEHLFEVLFTFDVEQTGHSYIAVIPAEQKEGEEVEVFAFRYEEKGNEEDDLALFQIESDEEWEMVEEMLNTLTDEDLT
- the mltG gene encoding endolytic transglycosylase MltG; amino-acid sequence: MSNSDFKNQYKKRLKTRIEEASTVRKIVAIILTVLVLVLVIGGLSGYFYVKSALEPVDPDNEKQKNVEIPLGSSTSQIASILEENEIIEDDMIFRFYTKFKNESGFQAGNYQFTSSMTIDEVIETLKTGKLVKDPVLRVTVPEGQTLKQIAEIFAEDLPFTAEEFMERVDDEEYVKQLMEQYPELLKEDILGDEIRHPLEGYLFASTYDIYVEDPSIDQLVKKMLNQTQSVVLPYKNQIDGLKGIENVHDLITMASLLENEARTAESRQKISGVFQNRLEEEMMLQTDPTVVYAKGEGHQAKVTYDDLEVESPYNTYQVEGLPVGPISNFNKNSLQAAAEPLDHELLYFLADSEGEIHYAETLEEHNKLKEEHIN